One stretch of Candidatus Saccharibacteria bacterium oral taxon 488 DNA includes these proteins:
- a CDS encoding collagen-like protein, with product MNERSDKTYASRKLVICLFIVTILIILLLWWWPWGGGNRFYKGVRPDQISLRQSNGKVQWQFMDGDWQDIVSLSELRGDKGEKGDKGDKGDTGEAGAAGKDGKNGVSTGQRGANGRDGANGKNGATGPKGDTGAQGPAGPRGQKGDKGEKGDANGVVGPAGPQGPKGDKGDTGQQGQKGDKGDKGDTGAQGPAGPRGQKGDKGEKGDAGQQGAKGDTGATGAQGQKGDAGNDGREIELQKTALYIQWRYRGDATWNNLIALSDLKGPKGDKGDTGPQGPAGPQGAAGSQGATGAQGSQGPAGPQGPKGDTGPAGPQGPAGPQGQKGEKGEKGNDGPQGPAGPQGAKGDTGPVGPVGPAGPQGLKGAKGDTGATGAQGQKGDKGDTGPVGPQGLPGPQGIPGVKGDKGPIGPQGAKGETGPAGPQGAKGEKGEPGAKGDTGPAGPQGAKGDAGAPGAKGPKGDAGPQGQKGDKGEKGEAGANATVNVTNSTQPCSTGLTVTGSGTPNIGLTFTGSNIPAGGSIGQVLMKKSAADCDVAWRSLPQETMFAGSIGVGNGNIVAVNVNADTYTAIPMTTITTNTGGGTWDPVNHTYTIPSDGVYFIRSSIRTVDNSPVRNIYQIVNDVNGDRPEGAWSSNQAGVRRSTLPYSRMMRATAGTKLKLIVVSDLQSVQLSDASLTITKLSN from the coding sequence ATGAACGAGCGCTCAGATAAAACATATGCGAGTCGTAAACTGGTAATATGTTTATTTATCGTCACGATACTGATTATTCTACTGCTGTGGTGGTGGCCGTGGGGCGGCGGTAATCGCTTTTACAAGGGGGTTCGTCCAGATCAGATTAGCCTACGCCAAAGCAATGGCAAGGTACAGTGGCAGTTTATGGATGGCGACTGGCAGGATATTGTCTCTCTTTCTGAGTTGCGAGGTGATAAGGGTGAGAAAGGCGACAAGGGTGACAAAGGTGACACTGGTGAGGCCGGAGCTGCTGGTAAAGACGGTAAAAACGGCGTAAGTACAGGACAGCGTGGAGCTAACGGTCGGGATGGAGCGAATGGTAAAAACGGTGCGACCGGGCCAAAGGGCGATACCGGTGCTCAGGGTCCAGCTGGTCCACGGGGCCAAAAAGGCGACAAGGGCGAGAAGGGCGATGCCAATGGTGTCGTCGGTCCGGCTGGCCCACAGGGTCCCAAAGGCGACAAAGGCGATACTGGCCAACAGGGTCAAAAAGGTGATAAGGGCGACAAAGGCGATACCGGTGCTCAGGGTCCAGCTGGTCCACGGGGCCAAAAAGGCGACAAGGGCGAGAAGGGCGATGCCGGCCAACAGGGCGCTAAAGGTGATACTGGAGCGACGGGCGCACAAGGCCAAAAGGGTGATGCTGGTAACGATGGGCGAGAGATTGAGTTACAGAAAACCGCGTTGTATATCCAGTGGCGCTACAGGGGTGATGCTACGTGGAACAACCTCATTGCATTATCTGATTTGAAGGGTCCGAAGGGCGATAAGGGTGATACCGGTCCACAAGGTCCCGCTGGCCCGCAAGGTGCAGCAGGGTCTCAAGGTGCAACCGGTGCACAAGGTTCTCAGGGGCCTGCTGGTCCACAAGGCCCGAAGGGCGACACTGGCCCTGCCGGCCCACAGGGCCCAGCTGGTCCTCAAGGCCAAAAAGGTGAGAAGGGTGAAAAAGGTAATGATGGTCCACAAGGTCCTGCAGGTCCTCAGGGAGCCAAAGGTGATACCGGTCCGGTAGGTCCAGTCGGTCCCGCTGGCCCGCAAGGACTCAAAGGCGCTAAAGGTGATACCGGAGCGACAGGTGCTCAAGGCCAAAAAGGCGACAAAGGTGACACTGGCCCAGTAGGTCCTCAGGGCCTGCCCGGCCCCCAGGGTATACCAGGTGTCAAGGGGGATAAAGGTCCTATCGGTCCACAGGGCGCTAAAGGTGAGACTGGCCCAGCGGGTCCACAGGGCGCTAAGGGTGAGAAAGGCGAGCCAGGAGCCAAGGGCGACACTGGCCCTGCCGGCCCGCAAGGAGCTAAGGGAGATGCCGGTGCACCTGGAGCTAAAGGCCCGAAGGGCGACGCTGGTCCTCAAGGACAAAAAGGTGATAAAGGTGAAAAGGGCGAAGCTGGTGCAAATGCAACAGTTAATGTGACGAATAGTACTCAGCCATGTTCGACCGGCCTTACTGTCACGGGCAGTGGTACGCCGAATATTGGACTGACATTTACCGGATCAAATATTCCGGCCGGTGGGTCAATTGGTCAGGTACTGATGAAAAAGTCGGCGGCAGATTGTGATGTTGCGTGGAGGAGCTTGCCGCAAGAAACGATGTTTGCCGGCTCGATCGGTGTCGGTAATGGTAATATCGTGGCGGTAAATGTTAACGCTGACACTTATACAGCTATTCCGATGACAACGATCACCACGAATACCGGCGGTGGTACCTGGGATCCGGTGAATCACACGTATACTATTCCAAGTGATGGTGTGTACTTCATTCGTTCCAGTATTCGTACCGTTGACAACTCGCCAGTGCGTAATATTTACCAAATTGTTAATGATGTGAACGGTGATCGTCCAGAGGGCGCATGGTCATCTAACCAAGCCGGTGTTCGTCGTTCGACACTGCCGTATTCACGGATGATGCGAGCCACGGCTGGTACCAAGCTGAAATTAATCGTTGTATCAGACCTCCAGAGTGTGCAACTCAGCGATGCAAGCCTGACAATTACCAAGCTTTCAAACTAG
- the serS gene encoding serine--tRNA ligase, whose protein sequence is MLDIRFIRDNAEAVQAAAKHKGCDVSIATLLQLDDERREVQRQVDELRQQRNEIAAKMKGGKPEPGLIEQGKAIKAKLSGLEAQLSEVEERYITLLKQVPNMPHVDVPVGLSEDENVEVKVVGDIPAFDFAPKNHYEIAEAKGWLDKERAAKVAGARFAYIMGDLVLLQQAIIQFVITSLTNPAVIKEIAEKAGLGVNTKPFIPVLPPLMIRTEPYDQMDRLQPSDDRYKIEGEELWLQGSAEHVLGSMHAGEIFDAKQLPLRYLGFATSFRKEAGTYGKDMEGLIRMHQFDKLEMESFTEAKDSYNEHLLFIAIQEWLLAQLKLPYHVLMKCTADIGKPNARGVDMEVWLPGQGKYRETHTADYMTDYQARRLQTRVRNTEGVSLVHTNDATAFALGRCMVAIIENYQTAEGDVVVPEVLRPYMNGREMI, encoded by the coding sequence ATGTTAGATATTCGCTTTATTCGAGATAACGCCGAGGCAGTGCAGGCTGCGGCGAAACACAAGGGGTGCGACGTGTCTATTGCGACATTGTTGCAATTAGATGACGAGCGTCGTGAGGTGCAGCGGCAGGTTGATGAGTTGCGCCAGCAGCGTAATGAGATTGCTGCCAAAATGAAGGGCGGCAAGCCCGAGCCGGGTCTGATTGAGCAGGGCAAGGCCATCAAGGCCAAGTTGAGCGGGCTTGAGGCTCAGCTGAGCGAGGTTGAGGAACGCTACATAACGCTACTAAAGCAGGTTCCTAATATGCCGCACGTCGACGTACCAGTTGGTCTGAGTGAGGATGAAAACGTTGAGGTAAAGGTTGTCGGTGATATTCCAGCCTTTGATTTTGCGCCGAAAAATCACTACGAAATTGCCGAGGCGAAGGGCTGGCTTGACAAAGAGCGTGCTGCCAAGGTTGCTGGCGCTCGCTTTGCCTATATCATGGGTGATTTGGTGTTGTTGCAACAGGCGATTATCCAGTTTGTGATCACATCTCTCACCAACCCAGCGGTGATCAAGGAGATCGCCGAAAAGGCTGGCCTTGGTGTCAATACAAAACCATTCATCCCAGTGCTGCCGCCATTGATGATCCGGACCGAGCCCTATGATCAGATGGATCGTCTCCAGCCGAGTGATGATCGATACAAAATCGAAGGCGAGGAACTGTGGCTACAGGGGAGCGCTGAGCATGTGCTCGGCAGCATGCACGCGGGTGAGATTTTTGATGCGAAACAGTTGCCACTTCGATACTTGGGCTTTGCGACCAGTTTCCGGAAAGAGGCGGGGACGTACGGCAAGGATATGGAGGGGCTGATCCGGATGCACCAGTTTGATAAGCTCGAGATGGAGAGCTTCACTGAGGCGAAGGATAGTTATAACGAGCACCTGCTATTTATCGCGATTCAAGAGTGGCTTTTGGCTCAGCTCAAGCTACCGTATCATGTCCTGATGAAATGCACCGCTGATATTGGTAAACCAAATGCGCGCGGTGTTGATATGGAAGTATGGTTACCGGGTCAGGGCAAGTACCGCGAGACGCATACCGCTGATTACATGACGGATTATCAGGCACGCCGTCTACAGACTCGTGTACGAAATACAGAAGGTGTTTCGCTTGTCCACACAAATGATGCGACGGCCTTTGCACTGGGGCGCTGCATGGTGGCAATTATCGAGAATTACCAGACCGCAGAGGGTGATGTCGTGGTGCCGGAAGTTCTGCGTCCATATATGAACGGCCGCGAGATGATATAA
- the raiA gene encoding ribosome-associated translation inhibitor RaiA: MIKDITITGVKYELTDTTKKYVERKIGALGKYLPRHARKSATADVKIKQIDNPGGNKYEVEVIINVPDKKITAKDSTMNVLAAVDIVEAKLNGQLRKYKDDVLAHVGSSRGVLARFKRGFQREQ, translated from the coding sequence ATGATCAAAGATATTACCATTACTGGCGTCAAATACGAATTGACAGATACCACAAAGAAATACGTCGAGCGCAAAATCGGTGCACTGGGTAAGTACTTGCCGCGGCATGCCCGCAAAAGTGCGACCGCTGATGTAAAAATCAAGCAGATTGACAATCCTGGCGGCAACAAGTACGAGGTCGAGGTGATCATTAATGTGCCAGACAAGAAGATCACCGCTAAAGATTCGACAATGAACGTGCTGGCGGCAGTCGATATCGTTGAAGCGAAGCTGAACGGGCAGCTACGCAAATACAAGGATGATGTGTTGGCGCACGTTGGCAGCAGCCGCGGCGTACTGGCGCGGTTCAAGCGCGGTTTCCAGCGCGAGCAGTAG